A genomic segment from Geitlerinema sp. PCC 7407 encodes:
- the cofH gene encoding 7,8-didemethyl-8-hydroxy-5-deazariboflavin synthase subunit CofH: MSFSLTHAADRTIDAILACALAGEDLSEADGEVLLRQSDPGAIAAIRAAADALRQRQAGDTVTYVVNRNINFTNICEQHCSFCAFRRDLEDEGAYWLDEDALVAKAADAVARGATELCMQGGLNVHAKRDGKSLPYYVHLVQTLTTAFPALHLHAFSPQEIQFIAREDDLSYEAVIAALAEAGVGSLPGTAAEVLDDAVRRVLCPEKISAATWLEIVSAAHRLGMPTTSTLLSGHIETPAQQMRHLGQLRSLQQRSLPGGTGITEFILLPYVGQEAPKALRRRVGRDQPVLADALQLMAVARIFLGNWIANHQPSWVKLGLTGATEALTWGCNDLGGTLMEEHITSMAGATGGTCLQVEDLRGAIASLGRPAQQRDTLYRPIHQSTAAG; this comes from the coding sequence ATGTCTTTTTCTTTGACCCATGCAGCGGACCGGACGATTGATGCGATTTTAGCCTGCGCCCTGGCTGGCGAGGATCTTTCGGAGGCGGACGGCGAAGTTCTGCTGCGCCAGAGCGATCCGGGGGCGATCGCGGCCATTCGGGCGGCGGCAGATGCGCTGCGCCAGCGTCAGGCTGGGGACACCGTGACCTACGTGGTCAACCGCAACATCAACTTCACCAATATCTGCGAGCAGCACTGTAGTTTTTGTGCGTTTCGGCGAGACCTGGAGGACGAAGGGGCCTACTGGCTGGACGAAGACGCCCTGGTGGCCAAGGCGGCGGATGCAGTGGCGCGCGGCGCGACGGAGCTGTGCATGCAGGGCGGCCTGAATGTCCACGCCAAGCGCGACGGCAAGTCACTGCCCTACTACGTTCATCTGGTCCAAACCCTGACCACGGCGTTTCCGGCCCTGCACCTCCACGCCTTTTCGCCCCAGGAGATCCAGTTCATCGCTCGGGAAGATGATCTGAGCTACGAGGCGGTGATCGCGGCGCTGGCGGAAGCGGGCGTCGGCTCCCTGCCGGGTACGGCGGCCGAGGTGCTCGACGATGCGGTGCGGCGGGTGCTGTGTCCCGAAAAAATCAGCGCGGCCACCTGGCTGGAGATTGTCTCGGCGGCCCATCGCCTGGGGATGCCCACCACGAGCACGCTGCTGTCGGGCCACATCGAAACCCCGGCCCAGCAAATGCGTCACCTGGGTCAGCTGCGATCGCTCCAGCAGCGATCGCTGCCCGGCGGAACGGGGATTACGGAGTTTATTTTGCTGCCCTACGTGGGCCAAGAGGCTCCCAAGGCGCTCCGGCGGCGCGTGGGTCGCGACCAGCCCGTCCTGGCGGACGCCCTCCAGCTGATGGCGGTGGCCCGGATCTTTTTGGGCAACTGGATTGCTAATCATCAGCCGAGCTGGGTGAAGCTGGGGCTGACTGGGGCAACCGAAGCCCTCACCTGGGGCTGCAACGACCTGGGGGGAACCCTTATGGAAGAACACATCACCAGCATGGCGGGAGCGACCGGAGGAACCTGCTTGCAGGTCGAAGATCTGCGAGGGGCGATCGCCTCCCTCGGCCGACCGGCCCAGCAGCGGGACACCCTCTATCGCCCCATCCACCAGTCCACCGCCGCAGGCTAG
- the tilS gene encoding tRNA lysidine(34) synthetase TilS yields the protein MRPRSPWSPLHARLHQTLRQRALVLSRERLLIAVSGGQDSLCLAKLLVDLQPKWEWTLAIAHCDHRWRPDSEANARHVRSLAQAWGVDYFQEVAGRSLPSEAAARQWRYEALTAIAQQGAFSRILTGHTASDRAETLLFNLLRGSGADGLQALTWRRPLAADVELVRPLLNFTRTETGDFCRTGQLPVWEDSTNQDLSYRRNRIRQELLPYLSDHFNPRAEQALAQTAELLQDDVQYLEAEATAWRLRAQDPAADQPSCRINRRILQGAPLALQRRSLRQWLQLHLPQQPTFGDIEKVVALLSAPQRHQSDPFPGGAIARVQGEWIELVGPMS from the coding sequence GTGAGACCTCGTTCGCCCTGGAGCCCGCTGCACGCTCGGTTACACCAAACCTTGCGGCAGCGGGCTTTGGTTTTGTCTCGGGAGCGCCTGCTCATTGCCGTTTCGGGCGGCCAGGATTCCCTCTGTCTGGCCAAGCTGCTGGTTGATCTTCAGCCCAAGTGGGAGTGGACCTTGGCGATCGCTCACTGCGACCATCGATGGCGCCCAGACTCCGAGGCCAACGCCCGTCATGTGCGATCGCTGGCCCAGGCCTGGGGAGTTGACTACTTCCAGGAGGTGGCTGGGCGATCGCTCCCCAGCGAGGCGGCGGCGCGGCAGTGGCGCTATGAGGCCCTGACGGCGATCGCCCAGCAAGGGGCGTTCTCGCGCATCCTGACGGGCCACACCGCCAGCGATCGCGCCGAGACTTTGCTATTTAACCTGTTGCGGGGCAGCGGGGCCGACGGCCTCCAGGCCCTCACCTGGCGCAGACCCCTTGCGGCTGATGTCGAGCTAGTGCGCCCCTTGCTCAACTTCACCCGGACCGAGACCGGCGACTTTTGCCGCACCGGGCAGCTGCCGGTCTGGGAAGACAGCACCAATCAAGACCTGAGCTACCGGCGAAACCGGATTCGGCAGGAACTGCTGCCCTACCTAAGCGACCATTTCAATCCACGGGCCGAGCAGGCCCTGGCCCAGACAGCCGAGCTGCTCCAGGACGATGTGCAGTATCTCGAAGCAGAAGCCACCGCCTGGCGACTGCGCGCCCAGGATCCTGCTGCCGATCAGCCATCCTGCCGGATCAACCGCCGCATTCTCCAGGGCGCTCCTCTTGCCCTCCAGCGGCGATCGCTTCGCCAGTGGCTACAGCTCCATCTGCCTCAGCAGCCTACCTTCGGCGATATCGAGAAAGTTGTGGCGCTGCTGAGCGCCCCCCAGCGCCACCAGAGCGACCCCTTTCCGGGCGGGGCGATCGCCCGAGTCCAGGGTGAGTGGATCGAGCTGGTCGGGCCAATGTCCTAG
- a CDS encoding DUF3352 domain-containing protein, with product MAIALLTLHKPMPEKEKKRSSILLTLSAAVLLIGGGAVAYWLMQRRPVTTDLPPGSAVIPEEAIATISLSTDAAQWDRLRAFGTPKSQKAFDTQLTQWRDRLFSANGYNFQRDIRPWVGREITVAVLASAPPGEAKAQTGSSATPPAPIDPQSLLWVMPIANPERLQPLLNKPPKGEAWSEETYKEIPIKTTPAGTATPYAMAKLGEEYLVVSTSVEGVQQAIDTFKGDRSLVTTPGFVDALANLQTPPPIFRVYLNVPALATNTAATLAQPFPPQAISLLRQNQGMVAHAVLQEEGVLFQGVSWLRPDSDRKHAIANDAGELPSRLPANTLMMLSDGNFQRLWESYEPAAEANPNAPFSPSWLKEALQSTVGLDWEKDFLSWMEGEASLALVPTTSSAPPNLPVGLMFLVEASDRSAAEETMAKLDSTMAEKYRLKVNEARVNGQPVVNWTSEYGAITVTHGWLSGNVGFFTLGVGDTIAQTINPEPAAPLSENSLFQRSLPSNQLQQPFNGRFFIDVDRTLEALKPWVQLPESQRTFIEAMRTIGITAAIRDGRNTRFDILLRLKKVGEVRPLPSPTSSRLLPDSTGDTAAQRGPEEASGAVKSST from the coding sequence TTGGCAATTGCACTGCTGACTCTGCACAAGCCCATGCCCGAGAAAGAGAAAAAGCGCTCCTCAATTTTGCTGACGCTTAGCGCAGCGGTTCTGCTCATCGGGGGCGGAGCAGTCGCTTATTGGCTCATGCAGCGGCGGCCCGTCACCACGGATTTGCCCCCGGGCAGCGCAGTGATTCCCGAGGAAGCGATCGCGACGATTTCGCTGTCCACCGACGCTGCTCAGTGGGACCGGCTGCGCGCGTTCGGCACCCCCAAGTCCCAGAAAGCGTTTGATACCCAGCTCACCCAGTGGCGCGATCGCCTCTTCAGCGCCAACGGCTACAACTTTCAGCGTGACATCCGGCCCTGGGTCGGCCGTGAAATTACGGTGGCGGTCCTGGCCAGCGCGCCGCCCGGGGAGGCCAAGGCCCAAACCGGCTCTAGCGCCACTCCTCCAGCGCCCATCGATCCCCAGAGCCTGCTGTGGGTGATGCCCATCGCCAACCCCGAGCGCCTGCAGCCTCTGCTCAATAAACCGCCCAAAGGAGAAGCCTGGAGCGAGGAAACCTACAAAGAGATTCCGATCAAGACGACGCCCGCCGGCACCGCCACGCCCTACGCCATGGCCAAGCTGGGGGAAGAGTATCTGGTGGTGTCTACCAGCGTGGAAGGGGTGCAGCAAGCCATCGATACCTTCAAGGGCGATCGCTCGTTGGTGACGACGCCGGGGTTTGTGGACGCCCTGGCCAACTTGCAAACGCCGCCCCCGATTTTCCGGGTCTATCTCAATGTTCCGGCCCTGGCCACCAACACCGCCGCAACGCTGGCCCAGCCCTTTCCGCCCCAGGCCATCAGCCTCCTGCGCCAAAATCAGGGCATGGTGGCCCACGCCGTCCTCCAAGAGGAGGGGGTGCTGTTTCAGGGGGTTTCCTGGCTGCGGCCGGACAGCGATCGCAAGCACGCGATCGCCAACGACGCCGGCGAGCTGCCCAGCCGCCTACCAGCCAACACCCTGATGATGCTCTCCGACGGCAACTTCCAGCGGCTGTGGGAGTCCTACGAGCCCGCAGCCGAAGCCAATCCCAACGCCCCCTTTAGCCCCAGCTGGCTCAAAGAGGCCCTGCAATCCACCGTCGGCCTAGACTGGGAAAAAGACTTTCTCAGCTGGATGGAAGGGGAAGCGTCCCTGGCGCTGGTGCCCACCACTAGCAGCGCCCCGCCCAACCTGCCCGTGGGCCTGATGTTTTTGGTGGAGGCCAGCGATCGCTCGGCCGCCGAGGAAACCATGGCCAAACTAGACAGCACCATGGCCGAGAAGTATCGCCTGAAGGTGAACGAAGCGCGGGTCAATGGCCAGCCCGTCGTCAACTGGACCTCGGAGTATGGCGCCATTACGGTGACCCACGGCTGGCTCAGCGGCAATGTCGGTTTCTTCACCCTGGGCGTCGGCGACACCATTGCCCAGACCATCAATCCCGAGCCCGCCGCCCCCCTTTCAGAAAACAGCCTCTTCCAGCGATCGCTGCCGTCCAACCAGCTTCAGCAGCCCTTCAACGGCCGCTTCTTCATTGACGTCGATCGCACCCTCGAAGCGCTCAAGCCCTGGGTCCAGCTCCCCGAAAGTCAGCGCACCTTCATCGAAGCCATGCGCACCATCGGCATCACTGCCGCCATTCGCGACGGGCGCAATACCCGCTTTGATATCTTGCTGCGGCTGAAGAAGGTCGGCGAAGTTCGCCCCCTGCCCAGCCCCACCAGCAGCCGCCTGCTGCCGGACAGCACCGGCGATACCGCAGCTCAGCGCGGACCGGAGGAGGCGAGCGGCGCTGTCAAATCCAGCACGTGA
- the hmpF gene encoding pilus motility taxis protein HmpF, with amino-acid sequence MLYLAEVQKTTASFGLGGKVELKLLACQRSEQNWTAVPGEEVIAAEEAKNFNAGALVLADLNNNRQVKRVQEAGRQLVSILQNFSRMQEKFKTQEEEIEQWKQSLTYQSQELNRREMEMEARREQLQALEEDSEKLEQQRQEIAGAREEADRLREEIERKSQELEGAWEHLRGEMRRLEETKEDIQKSAGLDAEQANKLHEILSRISGAVAPTDQIREQVNQAFGLISGQQTLLDQHWQRLEQKRSEAEQLQAEVDRQSQDLETRWQEWHQAQVSLDQACGEVKIQQTTLQLKQEEAQNLSLLLQNQEDLYQQMYRLAESSDDVQVSARIDLEALDKMPVDELQSLVQDLQRDQDKVYHFVNDQEEELRLQMEEIEALQQKIQSANDYDRLALETELAEEQDRYQMLNETLVGQRRNLRERQEVLAKHQSVLQRRQGIQVDSSQERPTVDLGPVLSQLDSQRQQQAEVLQKLEGQVSQMRGAIEQAQGMISQQTGEQDAKRNELKQWEENLRSQRSTVAELWGQVNLYQEWLQPTQDSLNGLRQASEAIAGILGQFQEASDYQLQAIADMRQVMQSLVAEQAPELAAS; translated from the coding sequence GTGCTGTATCTAGCGGAAGTACAAAAAACCACAGCGAGCTTTGGCCTAGGCGGCAAGGTAGAACTAAAGTTGCTAGCCTGCCAACGCTCTGAACAAAACTGGACGGCAGTTCCTGGAGAAGAAGTCATTGCAGCAGAAGAAGCTAAAAACTTCAACGCTGGGGCTCTAGTACTTGCCGACCTAAACAACAACCGTCAGGTCAAACGGGTGCAGGAAGCCGGACGGCAGCTAGTCAGCATCCTGCAAAACTTCTCCCGCATGCAGGAGAAGTTCAAAACCCAAGAAGAAGAAATCGAGCAGTGGAAGCAGTCCTTGACCTACCAAAGTCAAGAGCTCAACCGCCGCGAAATGGAAATGGAAGCGCGGCGCGAGCAGCTTCAAGCCCTCGAAGAAGACTCTGAAAAGCTAGAGCAGCAGCGCCAGGAAATCGCCGGAGCCCGTGAAGAAGCCGATCGCCTGCGCGAAGAAATCGAGCGCAAGAGCCAAGAGCTAGAAGGCGCCTGGGAGCACCTGCGGGGCGAGATGCGCCGCCTAGAAGAGACCAAGGAAGACATTCAAAAGTCGGCGGGTCTCGACGCTGAGCAGGCCAATAAACTCCACGAAATCCTGAGCCGTATCTCGGGCGCTGTCGCTCCCACCGACCAGATCCGTGAGCAGGTCAATCAAGCCTTTGGCCTGATCAGTGGTCAGCAGACCCTCCTCGATCAGCACTGGCAGCGTCTAGAGCAAAAGCGCAGCGAAGCTGAGCAGCTCCAGGCAGAAGTCGATCGCCAGAGCCAGGATCTCGAGACACGCTGGCAAGAATGGCACCAAGCCCAAGTCTCCCTGGACCAAGCTTGCGGTGAAGTCAAAATCCAGCAGACCACGCTCCAGCTCAAGCAAGAAGAAGCCCAGAACCTGAGCCTGCTGCTGCAAAATCAGGAAGATCTCTATCAGCAGATGTATCGCCTGGCTGAGTCATCTGACGATGTCCAGGTCAGCGCCCGCATTGACCTGGAAGCCCTCGACAAGATGCCCGTTGATGAGCTGCAATCCCTGGTCCAAGACCTCCAGCGCGACCAAGATAAGGTCTATCACTTTGTGAATGACCAGGAAGAAGAGCTGCGCCTACAGATGGAAGAAATCGAAGCGCTCCAGCAGAAGATTCAGAGCGCCAATGACTACGATCGCCTCGCCCTGGAAACAGAGCTGGCCGAGGAGCAAGATCGCTACCAGATGCTGAATGAAACCCTCGTGGGCCAGCGCCGGAACCTGCGGGAGCGCCAGGAAGTCTTGGCCAAGCACCAATCGGTGTTGCAGCGCCGTCAGGGAATCCAGGTGGACTCGTCCCAGGAGCGTCCGACGGTGGACCTCGGGCCGGTGCTGTCCCAGCTCGATAGCCAGCGGCAGCAGCAGGCAGAGGTGCTCCAAAAGCTGGAGGGCCAGGTCTCTCAGATGCGGGGCGCGATCGAGCAGGCTCAGGGCATGATCAGCCAGCAAACGGGAGAGCAAGACGCCAAGCGCAACGAGCTCAAGCAGTGGGAAGAAAACCTGCGATCGCAGCGGAGCACCGTGGCTGAGCTGTGGGGACAGGTCAACCTGTATCAGGAGTGGCTGCAGCCGACCCAGGACAGCCTCAATGGGTTGCGCCAGGCTTCTGAGGCGATCGCCGGGATTTTGGGACAGTTCCAAGAAGCCAGCGACTACCAGCTCCAGGCGATCGCCGACATGCGGCAGGTGATGCAGAGCCTGGTGGCCGAGCAAGCGCCGGAGCTGGCCGCTTCTTAG
- the ccsB gene encoding c-type cytochrome biogenesis protein CcsB: MNLVELQATLDNVSFAVLFITMLLYWLGAAFPGLRFLPTVGTAGMAIANLCIAALLGARWLDAGYFPLSNLYESLFFVAWGITAMHLVAERMSESRLVGTVTAPVAMGITAFAALSLPDTMQHAEPLVPALKSNWLMMHVSVMLLSYAALMVGALMAIAFLVVTRGQAVELRGSSVGTGGFRTYRVRRADGAEEASAPVLAGGDRPGSTAVLTAASAAVAATSLSPQRLSLADTLDNVSYRMVGLGFPLLTIGIIAGAVWANEAWGSYWSWDPKETWALITWLVFAAYLHARITRGWQGRRPALLAASGFVVVWVCYLGVNLLGKGLHSYGWFF; encoded by the coding sequence ATGAATTTGGTTGAACTGCAAGCCACGTTGGATAACGTGTCCTTTGCCGTCTTATTTATCACGATGCTGCTGTACTGGCTGGGGGCTGCCTTCCCTGGGTTGCGCTTCTTGCCAACGGTGGGCACAGCGGGCATGGCGATCGCCAATCTCTGCATTGCGGCCCTGCTGGGAGCGCGCTGGCTAGATGCTGGCTACTTCCCCCTGAGCAATCTCTACGAGTCCCTTTTCTTTGTGGCGTGGGGCATCACGGCCATGCATCTGGTGGCCGAGCGGATGAGCGAAAGCCGCTTGGTGGGCACGGTGACTGCTCCGGTGGCCATGGGCATTACGGCCTTTGCGGCGCTGTCGCTGCCCGACACGATGCAGCACGCTGAGCCCCTGGTACCGGCCCTGAAGTCCAACTGGCTCATGATGCACGTCAGCGTGATGCTCCTAAGCTATGCCGCCCTGATGGTGGGAGCTCTGATGGCGATCGCCTTCCTGGTGGTCACGCGGGGCCAGGCCGTGGAGCTGCGCGGTAGCTCGGTAGGCACGGGGGGCTTCCGGACCTATCGGGTCCGGCGGGCCGACGGAGCAGAAGAAGCTTCAGCGCCGGTCTTGGCCGGAGGCGATCGCCCGGGCAGCACCGCTGTCCTCACCGCCGCCAGCGCCGCTGTCGCTGCCACCAGCCTTTCTCCCCAGCGCCTCAGTCTGGCCGACACCCTCGACAACGTCAGCTACCGGATGGTGGGCCTGGGCTTTCCGCTGCTGACCATCGGCATCATTGCTGGAGCCGTGTGGGCCAACGAAGCCTGGGGCTCTTACTGGAGCTGGGACCCCAAAGAAACCTGGGCGCTGATCACGTGGCTCGTGTTTGCGGCCTACCTCCACGCCCGCATCACTCGGGGTTGGCAAGGCCGGCGACCGGCGCTGCTGGCAGCGAGCGGGTTTGTGGTGGTCTGGGTTTGCTACCTGGGGGTCAACCTGCTGGGCAAAGGACTCCACTCCTACGGCTGGTTTTTCTAG